One genomic segment of Streptomyces sp. NBC_00239 includes these proteins:
- a CDS encoding M67 family metallopeptidase translates to MLTLTQALYDQIVAHAREDHPDEACGVVAGPAGTGRPERFIPMLNAARSPTFYEFDSKDLLALYREMDDRDEEPVIVYHSHTATEAYPSRTDVTYANEPAAHYVLVSTADKDGLGEFQFRSYRIVDGVITEEEVQVVAAY, encoded by the coding sequence ATGCTGACCCTCACCCAGGCCCTGTACGACCAGATCGTCGCGCACGCCCGCGAGGACCACCCCGACGAAGCGTGCGGCGTCGTCGCCGGACCGGCCGGCACCGGCCGCCCCGAGCGGTTCATCCCGATGCTCAACGCCGCACGCTCGCCCACGTTCTACGAGTTCGACTCGAAGGACCTCCTCGCCCTCTACCGCGAGATGGACGACCGGGACGAGGAGCCCGTGATCGTCTACCACTCGCACACCGCGACCGAGGCCTACCCCTCGCGCACCGACGTGACGTACGCGAACGAGCCCGCCGCCCACTACGTCCTGGTCTCCACGGCCGACAAGGACGGCCTGGGGGAGTTCCAGTTCCGCTCGTACCGGATCGTCGACGGAGTGATCACCGAGGAAGAAGTGCAGGTCGTGGCGGCCTACTGA
- a CDS encoding immune inhibitor A domain-containing protein, with translation MAACAATASVYTMASASNTVANAPAVDRVDPSASAKTKVDHDLDGPFSKQQAQAREAALQQVLEGKKAVQQRGASKVVKLDDKKYVELGREKTDKIFTILVEFGDKVDNTTMFDPDGSEGPKPPVVKYGGEAGPLKNSIAQPDRTKDNSTAWRKDFNQKYFQDLYFGTGEGKHSLKTYYEKTSSGRYSVDGEVSDWVKVPYNEARYGSNYCGQSNCANVWDTVRDGVTAWVKAQKKAGKTDAQIKAQLAKYDLWDRYDFDGDGNFNEPDGYIDHFQVVHAGEDESAGGGKEGTNALWAHRWYAYGTNAGQTGPKNNKAGGTQIGKSGIWVGDYTMQPENGGLGVFAHEYGHDLGLPDLYDTTGAGENSVGFWSLMSAGSWLGTGKDSIGNLPGDMTAWDKLQLGWLNYGKAKAATKSTHKLGVSEYNTKNKQALVVSLPKKKVTTTVVKPAEGSKQWWSNMGDDLKNTLTRSVDLTGKSTAALSLKGWWDIEADYDYLYTEVSTDGGANWKALAGTANGTAIPVDAAGNPSLTGVSGAWKSLNFPLDAYAGKKVDIRFRYQTDGGAGGKGFTADAINVTADGATLFADGAENGLNGWTGKGFSAIGESFTKSYAQYYLAENRQYVSYDKTLKVGPYNFGFAGTRPDWVEHYAYQTGLLMWLWDTSQKDNNTSVHPGQGLILPIDAHAKPMTWTDGTLMRNKIQPFDAPFSLYATDAFTLHKADVARKISSKAGVKFFDDRTGTYYYASNPTGSVKTTDTNTRISIVEQPKDGSYITVKVAPSK, from the coding sequence ATGGCTGCGTGTGCGGCCACCGCATCGGTCTACACCATGGCGAGCGCGAGCAACACCGTCGCGAACGCTCCCGCAGTGGACCGCGTCGACCCGTCGGCCTCGGCCAAGACCAAGGTCGACCACGACCTCGACGGCCCGTTCAGCAAGCAGCAGGCGCAGGCTCGCGAAGCCGCCCTGCAGCAGGTGCTGGAGGGCAAGAAGGCCGTCCAGCAGCGCGGCGCCTCCAAGGTCGTCAAGCTCGACGACAAGAAGTACGTCGAGCTCGGCCGCGAGAAGACCGACAAGATCTTCACGATCCTCGTCGAGTTCGGCGACAAGGTCGACAACACGACCATGTTCGACCCGGACGGCTCCGAGGGCCCCAAGCCCCCGGTCGTCAAGTACGGCGGCGAAGCCGGCCCGCTGAAGAACTCCATCGCGCAGCCCGACCGCACGAAGGACAACAGCACCGCCTGGCGCAAGGACTTCAACCAGAAGTACTTCCAGGACCTGTACTTCGGTACCGGCGAGGGCAAGCACTCGCTGAAGACCTACTACGAGAAGACCTCCTCCGGCCGTTACTCGGTCGACGGCGAGGTCTCCGACTGGGTCAAGGTCCCGTACAACGAGGCCCGTTACGGCTCCAACTACTGCGGCCAGTCCAACTGCGCCAACGTGTGGGACACCGTCCGCGACGGCGTGACCGCGTGGGTCAAGGCCCAGAAGAAGGCCGGCAAGACCGACGCGCAGATCAAGGCGCAGCTGGCCAAGTACGACCTCTGGGACCGTTACGACTTCGACGGCGACGGCAACTTCAACGAGCCCGACGGCTACATCGACCACTTCCAGGTCGTGCACGCGGGCGAGGACGAGTCGGCCGGCGGCGGCAAGGAGGGCACCAACGCCCTCTGGGCCCACCGCTGGTACGCCTACGGCACCAACGCCGGCCAGACCGGCCCGAAGAACAACAAGGCCGGTGGCACCCAGATCGGCAAGTCCGGCATCTGGGTCGGCGACTACACCATGCAGCCCGAGAACGGCGGCCTCGGTGTCTTCGCCCACGAGTACGGCCACGACCTCGGTCTGCCGGACCTCTACGACACCACCGGTGCCGGCGAGAACTCGGTCGGCTTCTGGTCCCTGATGTCGGCCGGCTCCTGGCTCGGCACCGGCAAGGACTCCATAGGCAACCTGCCCGGCGACATGACCGCCTGGGACAAGCTGCAGCTCGGCTGGCTGAACTACGGCAAGGCCAAGGCCGCGACGAAGTCCACGCACAAGCTCGGTGTGTCGGAGTACAACACCAAGAACAAGCAGGCGCTCGTCGTCTCGCTGCCGAAGAAGAAGGTCACCACCACCGTCGTCAAGCCCGCCGAGGGCTCGAAGCAGTGGTGGAGCAACATGGGTGACGACCTCAAGAACACCCTGACCCGCTCCGTCGACCTGACCGGCAAGTCCACCGCCGCCCTGTCCCTCAAGGGCTGGTGGGACATCGAGGCCGACTACGACTACCTCTACACCGAGGTGTCCACCGACGGCGGCGCCAACTGGAAGGCCCTCGCGGGCACGGCCAACGGCACGGCCATCCCGGTCGACGCCGCCGGCAACCCGTCGCTGACCGGTGTCTCCGGCGCCTGGAAGTCGCTGAACTTCCCGCTGGACGCCTACGCGGGCAAGAAGGTCGACATCCGCTTCCGCTACCAGACGGACGGCGGCGCGGGCGGCAAGGGCTTCACCGCCGACGCGATCAACGTGACCGCCGACGGCGCCACGCTGTTCGCCGACGGTGCCGAGAACGGCCTCAACGGCTGGACCGGCAAGGGCTTCTCCGCCATCGGTGAGAGCTTCACCAAGTCCTACGCGCAGTACTACCTGGCCGAGAACCGCCAGTACGTCTCGTACGACAAGACCCTCAAGGTCGGCCCGTACAACTTCGGCTTCGCGGGCACCCGCCCCGACTGGGTCGAGCACTACGCGTACCAGACCGGTCTGCTGATGTGGCTCTGGGACACCTCCCAGAAGGACAACAACACCAGCGTCCACCCGGGCCAGGGCCTGATCCTTCCGATCGACGCCCACGCCAAGCCGATGACGTGGACCGACGGCACGCTGATGCGCAACAAGATCCAGCCGTTCGACGCGCCGTTCAGCCTGTACGCCACCGACGCCTTCACGCTCCACAAGGCCGACGTCGCGCGCAAGATCAGCTCGAAGGCGGGCGTCAAGTTCTTCGACGACCGCACCGGCACGTACTACTACGCGTCGAACCCGACGGGCAGCGTCAAGACCACTGACACCAACACCCGCATCTCGATCGTGGAGCAGCCCAAGGACGGCTCCTACATCACGGTGAAGGTCGCCCCCTCCAAGTAA
- a CDS encoding MoaD/ThiS family protein — MAIEVRIPTILRTYTDGQKAVSGEGATLGELFSDLETRHTGIRERIIDESKGGELRRFVNVYLNDEDVRFLAGIATELSDGDSVTILPAVAGGAV; from the coding sequence ATGGCCATCGAGGTCCGCATCCCGACCATCCTCCGCACCTACACCGACGGCCAGAAGGCCGTCAGCGGCGAAGGCGCCACCCTGGGCGAGCTCTTCTCCGACCTGGAGACCCGCCACACCGGCATCCGCGAGCGGATCATCGACGAGTCCAAGGGCGGCGAGCTGCGCCGCTTCGTGAACGTCTACCTCAACGACGAGGACGTCCGCTTCCTCGCCGGCATCGCCACCGAGCTCTCCGACGGCGACAGCGTCACGATCCTCCCGGCCGTGGCCGGCGGCGCTGTCTGA
- the clpS gene encoding ATP-dependent Clp protease adapter ClpS: MSVAPIEIERTESAEETYAVPEPDVPWVTLVHNDPVNLMSYVTYVFQAYFGYSKDKAHKLMMDVHHKGRAVVSSGTREEMERDVQAMHGYGLWATLSQDRF; this comes from the coding sequence CTGAGCGTCGCCCCCATCGAGATCGAACGCACCGAATCCGCCGAGGAGACCTACGCGGTCCCCGAACCGGACGTCCCCTGGGTGACCCTGGTGCACAACGACCCGGTCAACCTCATGAGCTACGTGACGTACGTGTTCCAGGCGTACTTCGGCTACTCCAAGGACAAGGCGCACAAGCTGATGATGGACGTCCACCACAAGGGGCGGGCGGTCGTCTCCAGCGGCACCCGCGAGGAGATGGAACGCGACGTGCAGGCCATGCACGGCTACGGCCTCTGGGCGACGCTCTCGCAGGACCGCTTCTGA
- a CDS encoding SsgA family sporulation/cell division regulator: MHHTVVERELELKLVLSPERSIPVPARLVYRADDPYAVHVVFHVGSNTPVNWTFARELLVEGVFRPCGHGDVRVWPTKIDSRAVICVALSSPDGDALLEAPSAAVSAWLERTLHVVPPGSETDRLGLDDALAALLAPTPADDLWLRDPWPSDESSEGDHL; the protein is encoded by the coding sequence ATGCACCACACCGTCGTCGAACGCGAGCTGGAGCTCAAGCTGGTGCTGTCGCCCGAGCGCAGCATCCCCGTACCCGCCCGGCTGGTCTACCGTGCCGACGACCCGTACGCCGTGCACGTCGTCTTCCACGTCGGCTCCAACACCCCGGTCAACTGGACGTTCGCCAGGGAACTCCTGGTCGAGGGGGTGTTCCGGCCGTGCGGCCACGGCGACGTCCGGGTCTGGCCCACGAAGATCGACTCGCGCGCGGTCATCTGCGTCGCCCTCAGCTCCCCCGACGGCGACGCGCTGCTGGAGGCGCCGTCGGCGGCGGTGTCGGCCTGGCTCGAACGCACCCTCCACGTGGTCCCGCCGGGCTCGGAGACGGACCGGCTGGGCCTGGACGACGCCCTCGCCGCCCTCCTGGCCCCCACCCCGGCCGACGACCTCTGGCTCCGCGACCCGTGGCCCTCCGACGAGTCGTCGGAGGGCGACCACCTGTGA
- a CDS encoding putative leader peptide — protein MVSHDVSIDTPGSAPLLVARLHVDLCRLASAICPAAA, from the coding sequence ATGGTTTCCCACGACGTGAGCATCGATACGCCCGGCAGTGCCCCGCTGCTCGTGGCGCGGCTGCACGTCGACCTGTGCCGCCTCGCCAGCGCGATCTGTCCCGCTGCCGCCTGA
- a CDS encoding amino acid permease produces MTSVQVENQDKGTAADEAAGEGYHRALGARQIQMIAIGGAIGTGLFLGAGKAISKAGPSLILAYAIAGLVIFFIMRALGELLMYRPVSGSFSEYAREFVGPFWGFVTGWTYWLFWVVTGITEVTAAAQYMSFWTHDSFPQWAYALIFTVILYGANLISVKLFGELEFWFSMVKVTAIVGMILICAGILTIGFSDAADTATVANLWSEGGFFPKGLGGTLMTLQIVMFAFLAVELVGVTAGESKDPEKTLPKAINTVPWRIAVFYVGALIMILSVVPWTEFQPGVSPFVAAFEKMGLGVGAAIVNFVVLTAALSSCNSGMYSTGRMLRDLALNGQGPKFFTKLTKSGTPLIGTTFSAALMLVGVWINYVAPGKAFDYVVSFATISGMWAWIMILVCQLRYRAKADRGELPASPFRAPGAPWTSWFALLFIGMVIVMMGVDKDARVSLYCAPLWGLVLAVAFQVLKSRNPQGAAFVKR; encoded by the coding sequence ATGACCTCTGTGCAGGTCGAGAACCAGGACAAGGGCACCGCCGCCGACGAGGCCGCGGGCGAGGGATACCACCGGGCGCTCGGCGCCCGCCAGATCCAGATGATCGCGATCGGCGGAGCCATCGGCACCGGGCTCTTCCTGGGCGCGGGCAAGGCCATCAGCAAGGCCGGCCCGAGTCTGATCCTGGCCTACGCCATCGCGGGGCTGGTCATCTTCTTCATCATGCGGGCCCTGGGCGAACTGCTCATGTACCGCCCGGTGTCGGGCTCCTTCTCGGAGTACGCCCGCGAGTTCGTCGGCCCGTTCTGGGGCTTCGTCACCGGCTGGACGTACTGGCTGTTCTGGGTGGTCACCGGCATCACCGAAGTCACCGCGGCCGCCCAGTACATGTCCTTCTGGACCCATGACAGCTTCCCGCAATGGGCGTACGCGCTGATCTTCACGGTCATCCTGTACGGCGCGAACCTGATCTCCGTGAAGCTCTTCGGCGAGCTGGAGTTCTGGTTCTCGATGGTCAAGGTCACCGCCATCGTCGGCATGATCCTCATCTGCGCCGGCATCCTCACCATCGGGTTCTCCGACGCCGCGGACACCGCCACCGTCGCCAACCTGTGGAGCGAGGGCGGCTTCTTCCCCAAGGGCCTCGGCGGCACGCTGATGACCCTCCAGATCGTCATGTTCGCCTTCCTCGCGGTCGAGCTGGTCGGCGTCACCGCCGGCGAGTCCAAGGACCCCGAGAAGACCCTCCCCAAGGCCATCAACACCGTGCCGTGGCGGATCGCCGTCTTCTACGTCGGCGCGCTGATCATGATCCTGTCGGTCGTCCCGTGGACCGAGTTCCAGCCGGGCGTCAGCCCGTTCGTCGCGGCCTTCGAGAAGATGGGCCTCGGCGTCGGCGCCGCGATCGTCAACTTCGTCGTCCTCACCGCGGCCCTGTCCTCCTGCAACTCGGGCATGTACTCCACCGGCCGGATGCTGCGCGACCTCGCGCTCAACGGCCAGGGACCGAAGTTCTTCACCAAGCTGACGAAGAGCGGCACCCCGCTCATCGGCACCACCTTCTCCGCCGCCCTGATGCTCGTCGGCGTCTGGATCAACTACGTCGCACCCGGCAAGGCCTTCGACTACGTCGTCTCCTTCGCCACCATCTCGGGCATGTGGGCCTGGATCATGATCCTGGTCTGCCAGCTCCGCTACCGCGCCAAGGCCGACCGCGGCGAGCTGCCGGCCTCCCCCTTCCGGGCCCCCGGCGCCCCGTGGACCAGCTGGTTCGCGCTCCTGTTCATCGGCATGGTCATCGTGATGATGGGCGTCGACAAGGACGCCCGCGTCTCGCTGTACTGCGCGCCGCTGTGGGGCCTGGTCCTCGCCGTCGCGTTCCAGGTCCTCAAGAGCCGCAACCCGCAGGGCGCCGCGTTCGTCAAGCGGTGA
- a CDS encoding RDD family protein, translated as MTASPGDGEHAAREGYYPDPSIPGFVRYWNGSAWVPGTSRPAPAGYQPQAAPAAPAPAPAPAPAPAPAPAPAPAPAPVAVADETGPVFFDELPQDDVREQAPEQPRDEARDDARDEARDDVQDAVPARYAEPAAAWQADAAQQSGFGGDRDRKVAWGENPAPAPAAVPARVIPAPAPEPRPAAAAASAPAASHASAASSAGILSVKSPAHTEPAHAEPATPSPASSPSPNPTPAPAPAPSPAPVPAQAAAPAQPEAAAKSAAKPAPAAGTPKTTVTPWKPPTDELFRRLAEDAPRPAGLGRRLLARIVDALVTGAVATAVTVPFVAKATEHIEAKVDAAKLSGETVTVWLLDGTTGGYLAVVLGALVVFGLLYEVLPTARWGRTLGKKLLGVRVVRMETGSRPSFGAALGRWLVYGVLGALGIGIVNILWCLVDRPWRQCWHDKAAGTFVAR; from the coding sequence TTGACGGCCTCTCCTGGTGACGGCGAACACGCGGCCCGAGAGGGGTACTACCCCGACCCCTCCATTCCCGGCTTCGTCCGGTACTGGAACGGGTCGGCCTGGGTGCCCGGTACGAGCCGCCCGGCGCCCGCCGGGTACCAGCCGCAGGCGGCGCCCGCCGCGCCCGCCCCCGCGCCCGCTCCGGCGCCTGCCCCCGCGCCCGCTCCGGCGCCTGCGCCCGCGCCCGCTCCGGTCGCCGTGGCCGACGAGACCGGCCCCGTCTTCTTCGACGAACTCCCGCAGGACGACGTACGGGAACAGGCCCCGGAGCAGCCCCGGGACGAGGCGCGGGACGACGCGCGGGACGAGGCGCGGGACGACGTGCAGGACGCGGTGCCCGCCCGGTACGCGGAGCCCGCGGCGGCGTGGCAGGCGGACGCCGCCCAGCAGTCCGGGTTCGGCGGTGATCGCGATCGCAAGGTGGCCTGGGGCGAAAATCCGGCTCCGGCCCCCGCCGCCGTACCCGCCCGGGTGATCCCCGCCCCCGCCCCGGAGCCCCGTCCGGCCGCCGCGGCGGCCTCCGCGCCCGCCGCCTCCCACGCCTCGGCCGCCTCCTCCGCCGGCATCCTGTCGGTGAAGTCCCCGGCCCACACCGAACCGGCCCACGCCGAACCGGCGACCCCGAGCCCGGCATCGAGCCCGAGCCCGAATCCCACCCCTGCCCCTGCCCCGGCCCCGAGTCCCGCCCCCGTACCCGCCCAGGCCGCCGCCCCCGCCCAGCCCGAAGCCGCCGCCAAGTCCGCCGCCAAGCCCGCCCCCGCCGCCGGCACCCCCAAGACCACCGTCACCCCCTGGAAGCCGCCCACCGACGAGCTGTTCCGGCGGCTCGCGGAGGACGCCCCGCGCCCGGCCGGCCTCGGCCGACGCCTGCTCGCCCGGATCGTCGACGCCCTGGTGACCGGCGCCGTGGCCACCGCCGTGACCGTTCCGTTCGTAGCGAAGGCAACCGAGCACATCGAGGCGAAGGTCGACGCCGCGAAGCTCTCCGGGGAGACCGTCACCGTCTGGCTCCTCGACGGCACCACCGGCGGCTACCTCGCCGTCGTGCTCGGCGCACTGGTCGTCTTCGGCCTCCTCTACGAGGTGCTGCCCACCGCCCGCTGGGGCCGCACCCTGGGCAAGAAGCTCCTCGGCGTGCGCGTCGTACGGATGGAGACCGGATCGCGGCCCTCCTTCGGTGCGGCACTCGGCCGCTGGCTGGTGTACGGGGTGCTCGGCGCGCTCGGCATCGGGATCGTCAACATCCTGTGGTGCCTGGTGGACCGGCCGTGGCGGCAGTGCTGGCACGACAAGGCGGCCGGTACGTTCGTCGCCCGCTGA
- a CDS encoding RDD family protein yields MSTDQPPPGQPPEDDPFLKKPQEPPPTTPPPGSGSPYGSPGGTGGGYPPPPPPPSGSDPYGGGMGYNPPDPLAGMPPLADFGKRLLARIIDVLIIAIPLGLLQWATSRNRWTIETDEGEDATEVFTKAYSGSGLLWTLIGIVAFVGYDWFMTKKSGQTVGKRLLGLRVAMLNDGSVPTSNASLSRAAVLWLPALLCCPCVWELVLIVTIFADKPYRQGLHDKVGKTVVVTT; encoded by the coding sequence ATGAGTACCGATCAGCCGCCGCCGGGCCAGCCCCCCGAGGACGACCCGTTCCTCAAGAAGCCGCAGGAGCCGCCTCCGACGACGCCGCCTCCGGGCTCGGGGTCCCCGTACGGGAGCCCCGGCGGCACGGGCGGCGGCTACCCGCCTCCGCCGCCACCCCCGTCGGGTTCCGACCCGTACGGCGGCGGCATGGGCTACAACCCGCCCGACCCGCTCGCGGGCATGCCGCCGCTCGCCGACTTCGGCAAGCGCCTCCTCGCGCGCATCATCGACGTCCTGATCATCGCCATCCCGCTCGGCCTGCTCCAGTGGGCCACCAGCCGCAACCGCTGGACCATCGAGACGGACGAGGGCGAGGACGCGACTGAGGTCTTCACCAAGGCGTACAGCGGCAGCGGGCTGCTGTGGACGCTCATCGGCATCGTGGCGTTCGTCGGCTACGACTGGTTCATGACGAAGAAGTCCGGCCAGACGGTAGGCAAGCGGCTGCTGGGTCTGCGCGTCGCCATGCTGAACGACGGAAGCGTGCCCACGAGCAACGCGTCGCTGTCCCGCGCGGCCGTGCTGTGGCTGCCCGCACTGCTCTGCTGCCCGTGTGTCTGGGAGCTCGTGCTCATCGTCACGATCTTCGCCGACAAGCCGTACAGGCAAGGCCTGCACGACAAGGTCGGCAAGACGGTGGTGGTCACCACCTAG
- a CDS encoding nicotinate phosphoribosyltransferase has product MNPADLGLPVDVPSTALFTDHYELTMLQAALANGTADRRSVFEVFTRRLPEGRRYGVVAGIGRVLDAVENFRFDGAVLEFLRERRVVDARTLDWLSRYRFSGDIWGYPEGEVYFPGSPVLRVEGSFAECVMLETVILSILNHDSAIAAAASRMASAAGDRPLIEMGARRTHELAAVAASRAAYVGGFTSTSDLAAGFRYGIPTVGTSAHAFTLLHDTERDAFTAQVAALGSDTTLLVDTYDVTEAVRTAVEVAGTGLGAVRIDSGDLLLVAHRVRQQLDELGATGTRIVVTSDLDEYAIASLAAAPVDAYGVGTQLVTGSGHPTCSMVYKLVARATSADPKAALTPVAKKSLGGKTSIGGRKWAARRPDADGIAEAEVIGTGPVPAALAAHQLPVELVKGGEVVAREPLEAARERHRAARAALPLSATQLSRGEAVIPTEYA; this is encoded by the coding sequence ATGAACCCTGCGGATTTGGGCCTGCCGGTGGACGTGCCGTCGACAGCGCTCTTCACGGACCACTACGAGCTCACGATGCTGCAGGCCGCCCTGGCGAACGGCACCGCCGACCGCCGCTCGGTCTTCGAGGTCTTCACCCGGCGGCTCCCCGAGGGGCGCCGCTACGGGGTCGTGGCGGGCATCGGCCGGGTGCTGGACGCGGTGGAGAACTTCCGCTTCGACGGCGCCGTGCTGGAGTTCCTGCGGGAGCGGCGGGTCGTGGACGCCCGCACCCTGGACTGGCTGTCCCGCTACCGCTTCTCGGGTGACATCTGGGGCTACCCGGAGGGCGAGGTCTACTTCCCCGGCTCGCCCGTCCTGCGCGTCGAGGGCAGCTTCGCCGAGTGCGTGATGCTGGAGACCGTCATCCTGTCGATCCTCAACCACGACTCGGCGATCGCCGCGGCCGCCTCCCGGATGGCCTCGGCCGCCGGCGACCGGCCGCTGATCGAGATGGGCGCCCGGCGCACCCACGAACTCGCCGCCGTAGCCGCCTCCCGGGCCGCCTACGTGGGCGGCTTCACCTCCACCTCGGACCTCGCGGCCGGCTTCCGGTACGGGATCCCCACGGTCGGCACCAGCGCGCACGCCTTCACCCTGCTGCACGACACCGAGCGGGACGCCTTCACCGCGCAGGTGGCCGCGCTGGGCAGCGACACCACGCTGCTGGTGGACACGTACGACGTCACCGAGGCCGTCCGCACGGCCGTCGAGGTCGCCGGGACCGGGCTCGGGGCGGTCCGCATCGACTCCGGCGACCTGCTGCTCGTCGCCCACCGGGTGCGGCAGCAGCTGGACGAGCTGGGCGCCACCGGCACCAGGATCGTGGTGACCTCCGACCTCGACGAGTACGCGATCGCCTCGCTGGCGGCCGCGCCCGTGGACGCGTACGGGGTGGGCACCCAGCTGGTCACCGGCAGCGGGCACCCGACCTGCTCGATGGTCTACAAGCTGGTGGCCCGCGCCACCTCCGCCGACCCGAAGGCGGCGCTGACGCCGGTGGCGAAGAAGTCGCTGGGCGGCAAGACCTCGATCGGCGGCCGCAAGTGGGCGGCCCGGCGGCCGGACGCCGACGGGATCGCCGAGGCGGAGGTCATCGGCACCGGGCCGGTCCCGGCCGCGCTCGCCGCGCACCAGCTGCCGGTCGAGCTGGTCAAGGGCGGCGAGGTGGTGGCCAGGGAGCCGCTGGAGGCGGCCCGCGAACGGCACCGGGCGGCCCGCGCCGCACTGCCGCTCTCCGCGACGCAGCTCTCGCGCGGTGAGGCCGTCATCCCGACGGAGTACGCGTAA
- a CDS encoding DUF2017 domain-containing protein, translating to MGGVFEALKGGGAAVALDEIEISILRSLAVQLLELLGPGDEPDADADPLAALFAEGPSEPPSDPALARLFPDAYGGPGDGGGTDPEELRARSAEFRRFTETDLRARKREDALAVVHSLNALSPAGDGGAVLELTGELPLRWLGALNDLRLTIAARLELTEDDEAGELFELPDSDPRKPMVMAYLWLGGLQETLVETLLPE from the coding sequence ATGGGCGGCGTGTTCGAGGCCCTCAAGGGCGGCGGCGCGGCCGTCGCGCTCGACGAGATCGAGATCTCCATCCTGCGCTCCCTGGCGGTCCAGCTGCTGGAGCTGCTCGGGCCGGGCGACGAGCCCGACGCGGACGCCGACCCGCTGGCGGCGCTGTTCGCCGAGGGGCCCAGCGAGCCGCCCTCCGACCCCGCGCTCGCCCGCCTCTTCCCGGACGCGTACGGCGGCCCCGGCGACGGCGGCGGAACCGACCCCGAGGAGCTGCGGGCCCGGTCCGCCGAGTTCCGCCGGTTCACCGAGACCGACCTGCGCGCCCGCAAGCGCGAGGACGCGCTGGCCGTCGTGCACAGCCTGAACGCGCTGTCGCCCGCCGGCGACGGCGGGGCGGTGCTGGAACTGACCGGCGAGCTGCCGCTGCGTTGGCTGGGCGCCCTCAACGACCTGCGGCTGACCATCGCCGCCCGGCTGGAGCTCACCGAGGACGACGAGGCGGGCGAGCTCTTCGAGCTGCCGGACTCCGACCCCCGCAAGCCGATGGTGATGGCGTACCTGTGGCTGGGCGGGCTCCAGGAGACCCTCGTCGAGACCCTGCTGCCGGAGTGA
- a CDS encoding isochorismatase family protein, translated as MHRALIVVDVQNDFCEGGSLAVAGGADVAAAVTELIGQATPGYRHVVATRDHHIDPGAHFARPPAAPDFETSWPVHCVAGTEGVGFHPNFAPAVASGAVSAVFDKGAYAAAYSGFEGADENGSGLAEWLRERGVGEVDVVGIATDHCVRATALDAVREGFSTRVLLDLTAGVAAHTTARALADLRSAGIHLTGTPTVPGT; from the coding sequence ATGCACCGCGCCTTGATCGTCGTCGACGTACAGAACGACTTCTGCGAGGGCGGCAGCCTCGCGGTCGCGGGGGGCGCCGATGTCGCCGCCGCCGTCACCGAGCTGATCGGGCAGGCCACGCCCGGGTACCGGCACGTCGTCGCCACCCGCGACCACCACATCGACCCGGGCGCGCACTTCGCGCGGCCGCCGGCCGCGCCGGACTTCGAGACCTCCTGGCCGGTGCACTGCGTGGCCGGGACGGAGGGGGTGGGCTTCCACCCGAACTTCGCGCCCGCCGTCGCGTCCGGCGCGGTCTCGGCGGTCTTCGACAAGGGGGCGTACGCGGCCGCCTACAGCGGGTTCGAAGGCGCGGACGAGAACGGGAGCGGGCTCGCGGAGTGGCTGCGGGAGCGGGGGGTCGGCGAGGTGGACGTGGTCGGGATCGCCACCGATCACTGCGTGCGGGCGACTGCGCTGGATGCGGTGCGGGAGGGGTTCTCCACGCGGGTCCTTCTCGACCTGACGGCCGGGGTGGCCGCGCACACGACGGCCCGGGCCCTGGCCGACCTCCGCTCCGCCGGCATCCACCTCACCGGCACCCCCACGGTCCCCGGCACCTGA